A region from the Halosolutus gelatinilyticus genome encodes:
- a CDS encoding mechanosensitive ion channel family protein — protein sequence MIDTLLDSLSSLFEGVPPWQATALLVGFSLGLAVVLEVVVLRTLLRYTGRTETEYDNILVQELRAPIVVTAALAGVYVLTQLTAVNENVLLTPDQLDTFFGKPSLSIIVVAWAFASNRVVNRFVEEVKDKGSRFDFAPVFSNVWTLIVFVGTIGILLSLWEYSISPLLGAAGVAGIAVGFAARDTVANFFGGIALYFDDTYKLGDYIELDTGEAGTVVKVGVRSTTLMMRDEVLVTVPNASLNATRVINQSAPQRRKRLKVPIGVAYGTDVDAFEELVLEIADEESLVLDSPRPRMRFRAFGDSALEYELLCWVASPIREKKAQHRLNRAMYKELTAADVEIPFPQREVTLQPANAEGGHDDAASATSIADGASAIGSERRSA from the coding sequence ATGATCGATACGCTTCTCGACTCGCTCTCTTCGCTGTTCGAGGGAGTTCCCCCCTGGCAGGCGACCGCGCTCCTGGTGGGGTTCTCGCTCGGGCTGGCGGTGGTACTCGAAGTCGTCGTCCTCCGAACCCTGCTGCGGTACACGGGCCGAACGGAGACGGAGTACGACAACATCCTCGTCCAGGAGCTCCGGGCGCCGATCGTGGTGACGGCCGCGCTGGCGGGCGTCTACGTGCTCACACAGCTCACGGCGGTCAACGAAAACGTCCTGCTCACGCCCGACCAACTCGATACGTTCTTCGGCAAGCCGTCGCTGTCGATCATCGTCGTCGCCTGGGCCTTCGCCTCGAACCGGGTCGTCAACCGATTCGTCGAGGAGGTCAAGGACAAGGGCTCGCGGTTCGACTTCGCGCCCGTCTTCTCCAACGTCTGGACGTTGATCGTGTTCGTCGGCACGATCGGGATCCTGCTGTCACTGTGGGAGTACAGCATCTCGCCGCTGCTCGGCGCGGCCGGCGTCGCCGGCATCGCCGTCGGGTTCGCCGCCCGGGACACCGTCGCCAACTTCTTCGGCGGCATCGCGCTGTACTTCGACGACACGTACAAGCTGGGCGACTACATCGAACTGGACACGGGAGAGGCCGGGACCGTCGTCAAGGTCGGGGTCCGATCGACGACGCTGATGATGCGCGACGAAGTGCTCGTCACCGTCCCCAACGCGTCGCTGAACGCCACGAGGGTGATCAACCAGTCGGCGCCCCAGCGTCGGAAGCGGCTCAAAGTGCCGATCGGGGTCGCCTACGGGACGGACGTCGACGCCTTCGAGGAACTCGTCCTGGAGATCGCGGACGAAGAGTCGCTCGTCCTCGACTCGCCGCGACCGCGGATGCGATTTCGCGCGTTCGGCGACTCGGCGCTCGAATACGAACTCCTCTGCTGGGTGGCCTCGCCGATCCGGGAGAAGAAGGCGCAGCACCGACTCAACCGGGCGATGTACAAGGAACTGACCGCGGCGGACGTCGAGATCCCGTTCCCACAGCGGGAGGTCACGCTGCAGCCGGC
- a CDS encoding TrkH family potassium uptake protein, which yields MRVRFRTVGRDVGRIVQIVALMPLVSIPVALIHGEYYAVPALVLSGLAMLAIGVGATRRFLDAPEPDKLHGMLIAASAWAVVGVLGGLPLLLVAWTVAVDPFPAWANTPPLTETISAFRDPLNAVFESLSGFTSTGLTMAYAEEDLTATMQWWRSFTEWIGGVGVIVLTVAVLARPGSGSLTLYQSEARSTKIHPSVVSTVHEIWKIYLVLTIGGIALFFAAGMEPWGAINHAMTGISTGGFSIWSDSIGYYDSPLIEYAVVPVMVAGSIAFPIHYLIFKGELKNLYTDLQTRWVFIWFGLGSIVLTAVLTLRGTYDTVEESFRYGLFQFVSATSNAGFGTTAIGDGAEQIWTADATLLLCAGMLTGAAAGSTVGGIKLIRAITLVKGTRWRIAGVFTPDSAVRYLRIGDRSLDETQASREFEEAAIVLVLWVVFLAIGLAVLLATLPTDVRVEYALFEVMSAQSTVGLSAGITGPEMPIPAKLMFLVNMWIGRLEIIPVLVLLRGAFLRAGLYR from the coding sequence ATGCGCGTGCGGTTTCGGACGGTCGGACGGGACGTCGGCCGGATCGTACAGATCGTCGCCCTCATGCCGTTGGTCTCGATCCCCGTCGCACTGATTCACGGCGAGTACTACGCCGTTCCGGCCCTCGTACTGTCGGGGCTCGCGATGCTCGCGATCGGCGTCGGCGCGACCCGCCGTTTCCTCGACGCGCCCGAACCGGACAAGCTCCACGGGATGCTCATCGCGGCCAGCGCGTGGGCCGTCGTCGGCGTGCTCGGCGGGCTGCCGTTGCTCCTCGTCGCGTGGACGGTCGCCGTCGATCCGTTCCCGGCCTGGGCGAATACGCCGCCGCTGACCGAGACGATCTCGGCTTTCCGCGATCCGCTGAACGCGGTCTTCGAGAGTCTCAGCGGCTTCACCTCGACGGGACTGACGATGGCCTACGCCGAGGAAGATCTCACCGCGACCATGCAGTGGTGGCGATCGTTCACCGAATGGATCGGCGGTGTCGGCGTCATCGTGCTGACGGTCGCCGTCCTCGCGCGGCCGGGCAGCGGCTCGCTCACGCTCTACCAGAGCGAGGCCCGATCGACGAAGATCCACCCGAGCGTCGTCTCGACGGTGCACGAGATCTGGAAGATCTACCTCGTGCTCACGATCGGGGGAATCGCGCTGTTTTTCGCCGCCGGGATGGAACCCTGGGGCGCGATCAACCACGCGATGACCGGCATCTCGACGGGCGGGTTCTCCATCTGGAGCGACTCGATCGGCTACTACGACAGCCCGCTGATCGAGTACGCCGTCGTCCCGGTGATGGTCGCCGGCAGCATCGCCTTCCCGATCCACTACCTGATCTTCAAAGGCGAACTGAAGAACCTCTATACGGATCTCCAGACCCGATGGGTCTTCATCTGGTTCGGCCTCGGCTCGATCGTCCTGACGGCGGTGCTCACCCTCCGCGGGACCTACGATACTGTAGAGGAGTCGTTTCGATACGGCCTCTTCCAGTTCGTCTCCGCCACGTCGAACGCCGGCTTCGGCACGACGGCGATCGGCGACGGTGCGGAACAGATCTGGACCGCGGACGCCACGCTGCTCCTCTGTGCCGGGATGCTGACCGGCGCCGCCGCCGGGTCGACGGTCGGCGGGATCAAACTCATCCGCGCGATCACCCTCGTGAAGGGGACCCGGTGGCGGATCGCCGGCGTGTTCACCCCGGATTCCGCGGTGCGCTACCTCCGGATCGGCGATCGCTCGCTCGACGAAACGCAGGCGAGCAGGGAGTTCGAGGAGGCGGCGATCGTCCTCGTCCTCTGGGTCGTCTTTCTTGCGATCGGTCTCGCCGTCCTGCTGGCGACGCTGCCGACGGACGTTCGGGTCGAGTACGCGCTCTTCGAGGTGATGAGTGCCCAGAGCACGGTCGGTCTCTCCGCCGGGATCACCGGCCCGGAGATGCCCATCCCGGCAAAACTGATGTTCCTCGTCAACATGTGGATCGGACGCTTAGAGATCATCCCCGTACTGGTCTTGCTCCGCGGCGCGTTCCTCCGCGCCGGGCTGTACCGCTGA
- a CDS encoding GNAT family N-acetyltransferase, with translation MNAAPEIRRATRGDAAAIARCYRRAYATAVDFGYRTRLTDVDAETVASWLSDGLTFVAEDGGEVIGTVRLLGESVPTVERLAVVPDRQREGTATRLLDHVETLVGDRGGERLRLTTFADHPFLLEWYERRGYEPIDCSEESAFTFEFVLLEKPLDAAPDRTTNDRTALDRSRSDGSAST, from the coding sequence GTGAACGCTGCTCCCGAGATCCGTCGAGCGACCCGCGGCGACGCGGCGGCGATCGCCCGCTGTTACCGACGGGCGTACGCGACGGCGGTCGACTTCGGCTATCGAACGCGGCTGACCGACGTCGACGCGGAGACGGTCGCATCCTGGCTCTCGGACGGACTCACGTTCGTCGCCGAAGACGGCGGCGAGGTGATCGGCACGGTGCGACTGCTCGGCGAATCGGTGCCGACCGTCGAACGCCTCGCTGTCGTTCCGGACCGACAGCGCGAGGGCACCGCGACGCGGCTCCTCGATCACGTCGAGACGCTCGTCGGCGATCGCGGCGGCGAGCGCCTGCGGCTCACGACGTTCGCCGACCACCCGTTCCTGCTCGAGTGGTACGAGCGCCGCGGCTACGAGCCGATCGACTGCTCCGAGGAGAGCGCCTTCACGTTCGAGTTCGTCCTGCTGGAGAAACCGCTCGATGCCGCGCCCGACCGGACTACAAACGACCGGACCGCTCTCGATCGATCGCGATCGGACGGGTCGGCGTCGACGTAG
- the nadC gene encoding carboxylating nicotinate-nucleotide diphosphorylase, which translates to MITSLQIERWLREDVGHHDVTNDVPGETIGSLVANEPGTAAGLEAASAVFEYLDVGVLEALDDGTEIDPGDELLRVEGPAREVLRGERIAVNLAGHASGIATRTREAVDRARTESDDVRIAATRKTTPGLRGLEKRAVVAGGGDTHRLDLSHMAMVKDNHVAELGLEGAIDRFQARASFATKIHVEVETVDDAPRAAAAGADVVLLDNMSPDETRTAVDRLRDDGHDAVLAEASGGITIETVADYAATGVDVISMGALTHSAPSLDLSFRTGQ; encoded by the coding sequence ATGATCACCTCGTTACAGATCGAACGCTGGCTCCGGGAAGACGTCGGTCACCACGACGTGACGAACGACGTTCCTGGCGAGACGATCGGATCGCTCGTCGCCAACGAGCCGGGCACCGCCGCGGGCCTCGAGGCCGCAAGCGCCGTGTTCGAGTATCTCGACGTGGGCGTGCTCGAGGCCCTCGACGACGGGACGGAGATCGATCCCGGGGACGAACTCCTCCGCGTCGAGGGGCCCGCCCGGGAAGTCCTTCGGGGCGAACGGATCGCCGTGAATCTCGCGGGGCACGCCTCGGGGATCGCGACGCGGACGCGAGAAGCGGTCGATCGAGCCCGCACCGAATCCGACGACGTCCGGATCGCGGCGACCCGCAAGACGACGCCCGGACTCCGGGGTCTCGAGAAGCGCGCCGTCGTCGCGGGCGGCGGCGACACTCACCGGCTCGACCTCTCGCACATGGCGATGGTGAAGGACAACCACGTCGCCGAGCTGGGGCTGGAAGGGGCGATCGACCGCTTTCAGGCGCGGGCGTCGTTCGCGACGAAGATCCACGTCGAGGTCGAGACCGTCGACGATGCGCCGCGGGCCGCCGCCGCGGGCGCGGACGTCGTCCTGCTCGACAACATGAGCCCCGACGAGACGCGGACGGCCGTCGATCGACTTCGCGACGACGGACACGACGCGGTGCTCGCGGAGGCCAGCGGCGGGATCACGATCGAGACCGTCGCCGACTACGCCGCGACGGGCGTCGACGTCATCTCGATGGGGGCGCTCACGCACTCGGCGCCGTCGCTCGATCTGTCGTTCCGGACCGGGCAGTAG
- a CDS encoding potassium channel family protein has protein sequence MYLIIVGAGSIGSNLIDLAVGDGNNVVVIENDEERANAISAEYDCLVLNADATNHGTLRDAEIDRADAVISTTDIDAVNIMVMLLAQEHDVPNLVSVVHDPENLPVFEKIGVSMIENPQRLIADHLYHSVRYPNVSDFVELDEETELVELTVTVNAPMSGQRLSAARETGILPEGCLVVALERDGEIRAPRGETTIHAGDQVTVFTDDTALSDAVAAFTGDQ, from the coding sequence ATGTACCTCATCATCGTCGGCGCGGGAAGCATCGGCTCAAATCTAATCGATCTCGCCGTTGGCGACGGTAACAACGTCGTCGTCATCGAGAACGACGAAGAACGTGCGAACGCCATCTCGGCCGAGTACGACTGTCTCGTGCTCAACGCCGACGCGACGAACCACGGCACGCTTCGGGACGCCGAGATCGATCGCGCGGACGCCGTCATCTCCACGACGGACATCGATGCCGTCAACATCATGGTGATGCTGCTCGCGCAGGAACACGACGTGCCGAACCTCGTCAGCGTCGTCCACGATCCCGAGAACCTGCCCGTCTTCGAGAAGATCGGCGTCAGCATGATCGAGAACCCGCAACGGCTGATCGCGGACCACCTCTATCACTCCGTCCGCTACCCGAACGTCAGCGACTTCGTCGAGCTCGACGAGGAGACGGAACTGGTCGAACTGACCGTTACCGTGAATGCGCCGATGAGCGGGCAGCGCCTCTCGGCGGCCCGTGAAACCGGTATCCTTCCCGAAGGGTGTCTCGTCGTCGCGCTCGAGCGCGACGGCGAAATTCGGGCGCCGAGGGGAGAAACGACGATCCACGCGGGCGACCAGGTGACGGTGTTCACCGACGACACGGCCCTGTCCGACGCCGTCGCGGCGTTCACCGGGGATCAGTGA
- a CDS encoding RNA 2'-phosphotransferase gives MTDPIRTCADHGSFGGERERCPVCNAPGAQLLSGTQRRRLSKFTSGALRHFPDDVGLELDDRAWTAYGDLVAAVERRYDWATADHVAAVIATDPKGRFERADVDGGDGVAEGADRDGDDRGRVRAAYGHSIDVDLEPTDAPVPDELYHGTDPEALASIRTSGLRPMSRQHVHLSGSPEVARRVGRRHASAPVALVVDAAGLLADGRRIAKRGAETYTTDEVPPAYLSTFSKSPSGTDFE, from the coding sequence GTGACCGACCCGATCCGAACCTGCGCGGACCACGGTTCGTTCGGCGGCGAACGAGAACGGTGCCCGGTCTGCAACGCGCCGGGTGCGCAGTTGCTGTCGGGAACCCAGCGTCGGCGGCTCTCGAAGTTCACGAGCGGCGCGCTCCGGCACTTCCCCGACGACGTCGGGCTGGAACTGGACGATCGGGCCTGGACGGCGTACGGCGACCTCGTCGCCGCGGTCGAGCGTAGGTACGACTGGGCTACCGCGGATCACGTCGCGGCGGTGATCGCGACGGATCCGAAGGGGCGATTCGAGCGAGCCGACGTCGACGGTGGCGACGGCGTCGCCGAGGGCGCCGATCGGGACGGGGACGATCGCGGTCGCGTCCGGGCCGCGTACGGCCACTCGATCGACGTCGACCTCGAACCGACGGACGCGCCGGTGCCGGACGAACTGTACCACGGAACCGACCCGGAAGCCCTCGCGTCGATCCGGACGTCGGGCCTCCGGCCGATGTCGCGCCAGCACGTTCACCTCTCGGGGAGCCCCGAGGTCGCCCGACGAGTCGGACGGCGCCACGCGAGCGCCCCCGTCGCGCTGGTCGTCGACGCTGCCGGACTGCTCGCGGACGGCCGCCGAATCGCGAAGCGAGGCGCGGAGACGTACACGACCGACGAGGTGCCGCCGGCGTACCTCTCGACGTTCTCGAAATCGCCGTCAGGGACCGATTTCGAGTGA